From Rhizobium favelukesii, the proteins below share one genomic window:
- a CDS encoding mannose-1-phosphate guanylyltransferase/mannose-6-phosphate isomerase — translation MTQKIVPVIMAGGKGTRLWPLSRAAAPKQFIQFIGDKTLFQETLQRVSDPALYEAPVVLTNEEFRFLVAEQARELDIGLEAILLEPVARNTAAAVAAAATLVSKRFDQDTIMHVLGSDYEIVADDTYFDCVRIAAATAAEGKLVTFGIQPTEPATGYGYIEGGEALTTGARVVARFIEKPPLAKAEEMLAAGSFYWNSGMFMFSVSCLLDELRTHAPETIKAAGEAVANAKTDLDFTRLDRSAFSAAPNISIDYAIMEKTSNAAVVPSPFKWSDLGSWDSVWKSGSRDEHGNVAAANTTVVNTKNSLIMTHGVHLAVQGMDDIAVIASEDAVYVGRLQDSQDVGSIVKMLAAAPSTSQLTETHPTSYRPWGGYTSVLNGDRFQVKRIFVTPGKKLSLQKHHHRSEHWIVVKGTAEVTIGENVQMLRENESVYIPLGEIHRLANPGKIMLELIEVQTGSYLGEDDIIRIVDEFGRS, via the coding sequence ATGACACAGAAGATCGTTCCCGTGATTATGGCTGGCGGTAAGGGCACGCGCCTCTGGCCGCTGTCGCGTGCTGCAGCACCGAAGCAATTCATACAGTTTATCGGCGACAAGACACTTTTCCAGGAGACGCTGCAGCGCGTGTCCGATCCGGCGCTCTACGAGGCTCCTGTCGTTCTCACCAACGAAGAGTTCCGCTTTCTCGTCGCCGAGCAGGCACGCGAACTGGACATTGGCCTCGAAGCCATTCTGCTCGAACCGGTCGCCCGCAACACCGCTGCCGCCGTTGCAGCGGCTGCGACGCTGGTGAGCAAACGCTTTGACCAAGACACAATCATGCATGTGCTTGGCTCCGACTATGAGATCGTCGCCGACGACACCTATTTTGACTGCGTCCGCATCGCAGCTGCGACAGCCGCCGAAGGCAAGCTCGTGACGTTCGGCATCCAGCCGACCGAGCCGGCAACCGGCTACGGCTATATCGAAGGCGGAGAAGCGCTGACGACCGGTGCAAGGGTGGTGGCACGCTTCATCGAAAAACCGCCGCTCGCCAAGGCGGAAGAGATGCTCGCCGCAGGCAGCTTCTATTGGAACTCCGGTATGTTCATGTTCTCGGTTTCGTGTCTGCTCGATGAATTGCGCACCCACGCTCCCGAAACGATAAAGGCGGCCGGAGAGGCCGTCGCAAACGCCAAGACAGATCTTGATTTTACGCGCCTCGATCGGTCAGCGTTTTCCGCCGCGCCGAACATCTCGATCGACTACGCCATCATGGAAAAGACGAGCAACGCCGCCGTCGTCCCCTCGCCCTTCAAGTGGTCCGATCTCGGCAGCTGGGATTCCGTCTGGAAGAGCGGCAGCCGCGACGAGCATGGCAATGTGGCGGCCGCCAATACGACCGTCGTCAATACCAAGAACTCGCTCATCATGACACATGGCGTGCATCTCGCCGTCCAGGGCATGGACGACATCGCCGTCATCGCCAGCGAGGACGCCGTCTATGTCGGCCGGTTGCAGGACAGCCAGGACGTTGGAAGCATCGTGAAAATGCTCGCTGCCGCCCCATCGACATCGCAGCTGACCGAGACGCACCCGACCTCCTACCGGCCGTGGGGCGGCTACACGTCGGTGCTGAACGGCGACCGCTTCCAGGTCAAGCGCATCTTCGTCACGCCGGGCAAGAAGCTGTCGCTGCAGAAGCACCATCACCGCTCCGAGCATTGGATCGTCGTCAAGGGCACGGCCGAGGTGACGATCGGCGAAAACGTGCAGATGCTCAGGGAAAACGAATCCGTCTACATTCCGCTCGGAGAAATCCATCGCTTGGCCAACCCCGGCAAGATCATGCTTGAACTGATCGAAGTCCAGACCGGATCCTATCTCGGCGAAGACGATATCATCCGCATCGTCGACGAGTTCGGGCGCAGCTGA
- a CDS encoding UDP-glucose dehydrogenase family protein: protein MRIVMIGSGYVGLVSGACLADFGHHVTCVDKSAAKIDALEAGKAPIFEPGLDNIIEHNRSAGRLDFSKELAASVAEAEVVFIAVGTPSRRGDGHADLSYVYAAAREIAAAVSGFTVVVTKSTVPVGTGDEIERIFREEFPEKDISVVSNPEFLREGAAISDFKRPDRIVLGTEEPRAVEIMREVYRPLYLNEAPLYFCERRTSELIKYAANAFLAMKITFINEIADLCEQIGADVQKVAKGIGMDKRIGDKFLHAGPGYGGSCFPKDTLALVKTAQDYDSPVRLIETTVAINDNRKRAMGRKVIAACDGTVRGKKIAILGLTFKPNTDDMRDAPSITIIQALLDGGANVQAYDPEGMEMAKEVIGPITYGNDPYEIAEGADAIVIVTEWDEFRALDLKRMKSLVKTPTIVDLRNIYPVAEVTKHGFAYFAIGKKNEKQ from the coding sequence ATGCGTATTGTGATGATTGGCTCGGGCTATGTCGGCCTTGTCTCCGGTGCCTGCCTCGCCGATTTCGGCCACCATGTCACCTGTGTCGACAAGTCCGCCGCGAAGATCGACGCCCTCGAAGCCGGCAAAGCTCCGATTTTCGAACCCGGCCTTGATAACATCATCGAGCATAACCGCAGCGCCGGTCGCTTGGATTTTTCCAAGGAGCTGGCGGCATCGGTTGCGGAGGCTGAGGTCGTCTTCATCGCTGTCGGCACGCCGTCGCGGCGCGGCGATGGCCATGCCGACCTGAGTTACGTCTATGCGGCCGCCCGCGAGATCGCGGCGGCGGTCTCCGGATTTACCGTCGTCGTCACCAAGTCAACGGTTCCCGTCGGCACCGGCGACGAGATCGAGCGCATCTTCCGCGAGGAATTCCCCGAGAAGGATATTTCCGTCGTCTCCAATCCGGAATTCCTGCGCGAGGGCGCCGCAATTAGCGACTTCAAGCGCCCGGATCGCATCGTTCTTGGCACCGAGGAGCCGCGCGCCGTGGAAATCATGCGCGAGGTCTATCGCCCCCTCTACCTCAACGAGGCACCACTCTACTTCTGCGAACGCCGCACCTCCGAGCTGATCAAGTACGCGGCCAACGCCTTCTTGGCGATGAAGATCACCTTCATCAACGAGATCGCCGACCTTTGCGAGCAGATCGGCGCCGACGTGCAGAAAGTGGCCAAGGGCATCGGCATGGACAAGCGCATCGGCGACAAGTTCTTGCATGCCGGCCCCGGCTACGGCGGCTCGTGCTTCCCCAAGGATACACTGGCGCTGGTCAAGACCGCGCAGGATTATGACAGCCCGGTTCGCCTCATCGAGACGACGGTCGCGATCAACGACAACCGCAAGCGTGCCATGGGCCGCAAGGTCATCGCCGCCTGCGACGGCACTGTTCGCGGCAAGAAGATTGCGATCCTCGGCCTGACCTTCAAGCCGAACACCGACGACATGCGCGACGCGCCGTCGATCACCATCATCCAGGCGCTGCTGGACGGTGGCGCCAATGTTCAGGCCTACGATCCGGAAGGCATGGAGATGGCAAAAGAGGTTATCGGCCCGATCACCTACGGCAACGACCCCTACGAGATCGCCGAAGGTGCGGACGCCATCGTCATCGTCACCGAATGGGACGAATTCCGGGCGCTCGATCTCAAGCGGATGAAGTCGCTGGTGAAAACCCCGACGATCGTCGACCTGCGCAATATCTATCCCGTCGCCGAAGTGACCAAGCATGGCTTTGCCTATTTCGCTATCGGAAAGAAGAACGAGAAGCAGTAG
- a CDS encoding NAD-dependent epimerase/dehydratase family protein, with translation MRYFITGTAGFIGFHLARRLLQDGHEVVGFDGMTHYYNIKLKHMRNAALAQFPAFRSVTAMLEDRKALEEAVESATPDVMVHLAAQAGVRYSLENPKAYLTSNLEGSWNILEIAKDVGVNHLMLASTSSIYGANPTVPFRETDRADEPLTFYAATKKSMELMAHSYAHLHKIPTTAFRFFTVYGPWGRPDMALFKFVKNMLEDQPIEIYGEGQMSRDFTYIDDLVEAVVRLSSVAPSEANRVADQRVETLSHQAPFRVVNIGGGQPENLMTFVETVEKTLGQPAKRKMLPMQKGDVPRTFASPDLLVALTGYRPETTLNVGVKAFVDWYLEARGELEP, from the coding sequence ATGCGCTATTTCATCACCGGCACTGCGGGCTTCATCGGCTTTCATCTTGCCCGCCGCCTGCTGCAGGATGGCCACGAAGTCGTCGGCTTCGATGGCATGACGCACTACTACAACATCAAGCTCAAGCACATGCGCAACGCGGCGCTGGCACAGTTTCCGGCCTTTCGCTCGGTGACAGCCATGCTGGAAGATCGCAAGGCCCTGGAAGAGGCCGTGGAAAGCGCAACGCCCGATGTGATGGTGCATCTCGCAGCGCAAGCCGGTGTGCGCTACAGCCTCGAAAACCCGAAGGCCTATCTGACGTCCAACCTGGAAGGGTCCTGGAACATCCTCGAGATCGCCAAGGATGTCGGTGTCAACCATCTGATGCTGGCCTCGACCTCGTCGATCTATGGTGCCAACCCGACTGTTCCCTTCCGCGAGACAGACCGGGCGGACGAGCCGCTGACCTTCTATGCGGCGACGAAAAAATCGATGGAACTGATGGCGCACAGCTATGCCCATCTCCACAAGATCCCGACCACAGCCTTCCGCTTCTTCACCGTCTATGGCCCCTGGGGCCGTCCCGATATGGCGCTCTTCAAGTTCGTGAAGAACATGCTGGAGGACCAGCCGATCGAGATCTACGGCGAAGGCCAGATGAGCCGCGACTTCACCTATATCGATGACCTCGTGGAGGCGGTTGTCCGGCTCTCGTCCGTTGCTCCGTCGGAAGCCAACCGCGTGGCCGACCAACGTGTCGAGACGCTTTCGCATCAGGCTCCGTTCCGTGTCGTCAATATCGGCGGCGGTCAGCCCGAGAACCTGATGACCTTCGTCGAGACCGTCGAAAAGACACTCGGCCAGCCGGCAAAGCGCAAGATGCTGCCGATGCAAAAGGGTGACGTGCCGCGCACCTTTGCCAGCCCCGATTTGCTGGTGGCTCTGACCGGCTACAGGCCGGAGACGACGCTGAATGTCGGCGTGAAGGCTTTCGTCGACTGGTATCTGGAAGCCCGCGGCGAACTTGAGCCGTAA
- a CDS encoding putative bifunctional diguanylate cyclase/phosphodiesterase has translation MTPHCYLKLHEAWTALASSSPTRSEREFQDILRRLELALDASQIGVWEHNLDQNEIAWDVQMHRLYQTGRKSGPVPTAIWSNAIHPDDRARAEQEFEDAIARRGQYNSEFRIVWPGGEIRYIRSRAHFYVNDDGSPSFVGAEWDVTADVLLANEAARQRAVAEARALALEESSARIEYVAEHDYLTGLPNRRLFDKRLAELAEDASVSTLAVLHLDLDEFKQINDSHGHAAGDVVLRAAALRIEAAIPKAAMAARIGGDEFVILLVNFGGLTELNRMARDVQRRLKKKIRFGHEMLQSGASIGISWSADRSGSNLLAESDIALYQAKTSGRDRVEFFSQQLKDDLMGKRRLAEELKLALEQGDIIPFYQLQLDAHTREIVGIEALARWHHSERGTLSPGIFLKIADEFGLSSEIDASILRRVLADRLSWGQHATALPRISVNISGQRLYDPQLIGALETLEIPEGALVFELVETIFLDDCDDELLQTVDRIKQMGIEIEIDDFGSGHASLIGLVRLRPARLKIDRQLVSEVDTSSEQRRVVKSIVEIGKALGVDIIAEGVETENHAVTLAKLGCHTLQGFALGHPLPASEIDSIFASKKATQAANLRR, from the coding sequence ATGACACCACACTGTTACTTGAAGCTGCATGAGGCTTGGACGGCGTTGGCATCGAGCAGTCCCACACGGTCCGAACGAGAGTTCCAGGACATTTTGCGGCGCCTTGAGCTTGCACTCGATGCGTCACAGATCGGTGTGTGGGAGCACAACCTCGATCAGAATGAGATCGCCTGGGATGTCCAGATGCATCGGCTCTACCAGACCGGGAGAAAGAGTGGTCCGGTCCCGACTGCCATCTGGTCAAACGCAATTCACCCCGACGATCGCGCGCGCGCCGAACAGGAATTCGAGGACGCCATTGCCAGACGCGGGCAATATAATTCGGAGTTTCGGATCGTTTGGCCGGGCGGCGAGATAAGATATATCCGATCACGGGCCCATTTCTACGTGAACGACGATGGGTCGCCCTCCTTTGTCGGCGCGGAGTGGGACGTCACGGCAGACGTACTGCTTGCGAACGAGGCGGCTCGCCAACGGGCGGTCGCCGAGGCGCGGGCCTTGGCTTTGGAAGAAAGCAGTGCACGCATCGAGTATGTGGCGGAACACGACTATCTGACCGGTCTTCCCAACCGTCGCCTTTTCGACAAACGCCTGGCCGAATTGGCCGAGGACGCCTCGGTCTCGACGCTTGCAGTTCTCCACCTCGACCTCGACGAGTTCAAGCAGATCAACGACAGTCATGGCCATGCCGCCGGCGACGTCGTGCTGCGTGCCGCGGCCTTGCGGATCGAGGCCGCCATTCCAAAAGCCGCAATGGCGGCACGTATCGGTGGCGACGAATTCGTCATCCTTCTCGTCAATTTCGGAGGGTTGACCGAACTGAATCGTATGGCGCGTGACGTGCAGCGGCGCTTGAAGAAGAAGATTCGCTTCGGCCACGAAATGCTGCAATCGGGAGCTTCGATCGGCATTTCCTGGTCGGCAGATCGCTCTGGCTCCAACCTGCTCGCTGAGTCCGATATCGCGCTCTATCAGGCAAAAACATCGGGGCGCGACCGCGTCGAGTTCTTTTCACAGCAGCTCAAAGACGATCTTATGGGCAAGCGGCGCCTTGCAGAAGAGCTGAAGCTTGCGCTGGAGCAAGGCGATATTATTCCATTTTACCAATTGCAGCTCGATGCCCATACGCGCGAGATCGTCGGCATCGAGGCACTGGCACGCTGGCATCACAGCGAGCGTGGCACTCTCTCACCCGGTATCTTCCTGAAGATCGCCGACGAGTTCGGTTTGTCGTCCGAAATCGACGCTTCGATCCTGAGGCGCGTTCTCGCGGACCGGCTGAGCTGGGGGCAGCATGCAACGGCCTTGCCACGGATCTCGGTCAACATTTCGGGACAGCGCCTCTACGATCCGCAATTGATCGGCGCTCTGGAGACGCTCGAGATACCGGAAGGTGCCCTGGTTTTCGAACTGGTCGAGACGATTTTCCTGGATGATTGCGACGACGAGCTCCTGCAGACTGTCGATCGCATTAAGCAGATGGGAATCGAGATTGAGATCGATGATTTCGGTTCTGGCCACGCGTCGCTCATCGGCCTTGTCCGGCTGCGCCCGGCACGCCTGAAGATCGACCGGCAACTGGTGAGCGAGGTGGATACGTCCTCCGAGCAGCGCCGCGTCGTCAAGTCGATCGTCGAGATCGGCAAGGCTCTCGGTGTGGACATTATCGCGGAAGGAGTCGAGACCGAAAACCATGCCGTGACGCTCGCCAAGCTCGGCTGCCACACGTTGCAGGGCTTCGCGCTCGGCCATCCGCTGCCGGCATCCGAGATCGATAGCATCTTCGCTTCGAAAAAGGCGACGCAGGCCGCCAACCTTCGTCGTTAG
- a CDS encoding NAD-binding protein: MSHLAAIVSGGAERGAIAEAMLLLEAGGGSPQALRRVVRGGFAESRILDIHGQRMVDRDFATAGPSRLQPKDLTNITATAESLSLTLPLTQAVRAEFAEFVEHGGGETDHSGLLLQLEETKHRSSKG; encoded by the coding sequence GTGTCTCATCTTGCCGCGATCGTGTCCGGCGGGGCTGAGCGAGGGGCCATCGCGGAGGCGATGCTGCTGCTCGAAGCGGGCGGTGGTTCACCGCAGGCATTGCGCCGCGTGGTCCGCGGTGGCTTCGCGGAAAGCCGCATCCTGGACATTCACGGTCAGCGGATGGTCGACCGCGATTTCGCAACTGCCGGTCCTTCGAGGCTGCAGCCCAAGGATCTGACCAACATCACTGCGACTGCGGAAAGCCTCTCGCTAACGCTGCCGCTGACGCAGGCCGTTCGCGCCGAGTTTGCGGAGTTCGTCGAACATGGCGGCGGCGAAACCGATCACAGCGGTTTGCTGCTGCAACTCGAAGAAACGAAACACCGTTCCTCGAAAGGCTGA
- a CDS encoding efflux RND transporter permease subunit, with the protein MNFSRFFVDRPVFAGVLSVLIVVAGLLGLRALPISEYPEVVPPSIVVRATYPGANPEVIAQTVATPLEEQINGVEGMLYMSSQATSDGVMTLTVTFKLGTDPDKAQQLVQNRVSQAEPRLPEEVKTIGITTVKSSPDLMMVVNLISPDNRYDITYLRNYGVLNIKDRLARIDGVGQVQVFGSGDYSMRVWIDPQKAAEHGLAASDVTNAIRGQNVQAAAGTIGASPSLSGVDLQLNVNAQGRLQTPEEFGNIIVKTGANGEITRLRDVARIELGAADYSLRSILDGKPAVAIPVFQSPGSNAITISDEVQKTMEELKTAMPDGVSYEIVYDTTKFVRSSIEKVVDTLLEAIALVVIVVILFLQTWRASIIPLIAVPVSIIGTFAVMYVFGFSINALSLFGLVLAIGIVVDDAIVVVENVERNIENGLSPRAATYKAMKEVSGPIIAIALVLVAVFVPLAFISGLSGQFYRQFALTIAISTVISAFNSLTLSPALASLLLQDHHAKRDWLTRGMDAVFGWFFRGFNKAFGAGSRGYGKGVGGLVSRKSIVMLVYLALAGATYGLFNAVPGGFVPAQDKQYLIGFAQLPDAASLDRTEDVIKRMSDIAMAEPGVAHAIAFPGLSINGFTNSSNAGIVFVTLKDFEERKSPALSGGAIAMSLNQKFGAIQDAFIAMFPPPPVNGLGTTGGFKMQLEDRAGLGYQVLDEANKAMITKAYQTPELTGIFSAYQINVPQLYADLDREKAEQLGVPVTDVFETLQIYLGSLYVNDFNAFGRTYSVRVQADAKFRAQPEDIGKLKVRSASGQMIPLSALLKVNATTGPERTNRYNGFLSADINGGPAPGFSSGQAQAAIEKIADETLPKGIAFEWTDLTYQQILAGNSGVIVFPLALLLVFLVLAAQYESLALPIAIIMIVPMGVLAALTGVWLTGGDNNIFTQIGLVVLVGLSAKNAILIVEFARELEFEGRTPVQAAIEASRLRLRPILMTSMAFIMGVVPLVVSTGAGAEMRAAMGVAVFSGMIGVTFFGIFMTPVFYVLVRKLTGNRPLVQHKEHEHEQEENEAKVIRLAAE; encoded by the coding sequence ATGAATTTCTCCAGATTCTTTGTCGACCGTCCGGTGTTTGCCGGGGTCCTATCGGTCCTCATAGTGGTCGCCGGTCTGCTCGGCCTGCGCGCACTGCCGATTTCCGAATATCCGGAAGTCGTTCCGCCATCGATCGTCGTGCGTGCCACCTATCCCGGCGCAAACCCGGAGGTTATTGCGCAGACGGTCGCAACGCCGCTCGAAGAACAGATCAACGGCGTCGAGGGCATGCTCTATATGTCCAGCCAGGCGACTTCCGACGGCGTCATGACGCTGACGGTCACCTTCAAGCTCGGCACGGACCCGGACAAGGCACAGCAACTCGTCCAGAACCGCGTTTCGCAGGCCGAACCGCGTCTGCCGGAAGAGGTGAAGACCATCGGCATAACGACGGTCAAAAGCTCTCCCGACCTGATGATGGTCGTGAACCTGATCTCGCCCGACAATCGCTATGACATCACCTATCTGCGCAATTACGGCGTCCTCAACATCAAGGACCGGCTGGCGCGTATCGATGGCGTCGGACAGGTTCAGGTCTTCGGTTCGGGCGACTATTCCATGCGCGTCTGGATCGACCCGCAGAAGGCTGCCGAGCATGGCCTTGCCGCCAGCGACGTCACCAATGCGATCCGCGGCCAGAACGTGCAGGCCGCAGCCGGCACGATCGGCGCTTCGCCGAGCCTGTCAGGTGTAGACCTGCAGCTCAACGTCAATGCGCAGGGCCGCCTGCAGACGCCCGAGGAGTTCGGCAACATCATCGTCAAGACCGGCGCCAATGGCGAGATCACCCGTCTTCGCGACGTTGCCCGCATCGAGCTCGGCGCTGCCGATTATTCGCTGCGCTCGATCCTCGATGGCAAGCCGGCAGTCGCTATCCCGGTCTTCCAGTCTCCGGGTTCCAATGCCATTACCATCTCGGACGAAGTTCAAAAGACGATGGAAGAGCTGAAGACCGCGATGCCTGACGGCGTCAGCTACGAGATCGTCTATGACACGACGAAGTTCGTCCGGTCGTCGATCGAGAAGGTCGTCGACACGCTGCTCGAAGCCATTGCGCTCGTCGTCATCGTCGTCATTCTGTTCCTGCAGACATGGCGCGCCTCGATCATCCCGCTGATTGCCGTTCCGGTTTCGATCATCGGCACGTTTGCGGTGATGTATGTCTTCGGCTTCTCCATCAACGCGCTCAGCCTCTTCGGCCTCGTCTTGGCGATCGGCATCGTGGTGGACGACGCGATCGTCGTGGTCGAAAACGTCGAACGAAACATCGAGAACGGGCTCAGTCCGCGTGCTGCAACCTACAAGGCAATGAAGGAAGTCTCCGGCCCGATCATCGCGATCGCACTTGTGCTCGTCGCCGTCTTCGTGCCGCTCGCCTTCATCAGCGGGCTGTCGGGACAGTTCTATCGCCAGTTTGCGCTGACGATCGCGATTTCGACCGTCATCTCGGCCTTCAACTCGCTGACATTGTCACCGGCACTCGCGTCCCTCTTGCTGCAGGACCATCACGCCAAGCGTGATTGGCTGACACGCGGGATGGATGCCGTCTTCGGCTGGTTCTTCCGGGGCTTCAACAAGGCCTTCGGTGCCGGTTCCCGGGGCTATGGAAAGGGCGTCGGCGGCCTCGTGTCGCGCAAGAGCATCGTCATGCTGGTGTATCTGGCGCTCGCCGGCGCGACCTACGGTCTGTTCAATGCCGTACCGGGCGGCTTCGTGCCGGCTCAGGACAAGCAATATCTGATCGGCTTTGCCCAGCTGCCGGATGCTGCGAGCCTCGACCGCACCGAAGACGTCATCAAGCGGATGAGCGACATTGCCATGGCCGAACCCGGCGTCGCGCATGCCATCGCCTTCCCGGGCCTGTCGATCAACGGCTTCACCAACTCCTCGAACGCCGGCATCGTCTTCGTGACGCTGAAGGATTTCGAGGAACGCAAGTCGCCGGCGCTCTCAGGCGGTGCGATCGCCATGTCCCTGAACCAGAAGTTCGGGGCGATCCAGGATGCCTTCATTGCGATGTTCCCGCCGCCGCCGGTCAATGGTCTCGGCACGACGGGCGGCTTCAAGATGCAGCTCGAAGACCGGGCCGGTCTCGGCTATCAGGTGCTCGACGAGGCCAACAAGGCGATGATCACCAAGGCCTACCAGACGCCTGAACTGACGGGCATATTCTCTGCCTATCAGATCAATGTTCCGCAGCTCTATGCCGATCTCGACCGTGAGAAGGCGGAACAGCTGGGTGTCCCTGTGACCGACGTTTTCGAGACACTGCAGATCTATCTCGGTTCGCTCTATGTCAACGACTTCAACGCATTCGGCCGCACCTACAGCGTGCGCGTCCAGGCCGATGCCAAGTTCCGTGCCCAGCCCGAGGACATTGGCAAGCTGAAGGTTCGTTCCGCATCGGGCCAAATGATCCCGCTGTCTGCGCTCCTGAAGGTGAACGCGACAACCGGGCCGGAGCGGACCAACCGTTATAACGGTTTCCTCTCCGCCGATATCAACGGCGGTCCAGCTCCGGGCTTTTCCTCAGGCCAGGCTCAGGCGGCGATCGAGAAGATCGCCGACGAGACGCTGCCCAAGGGCATCGCCTTCGAATGGACGGACCTGACCTATCAGCAGATCCTGGCGGGCAATTCCGGCGTGATCGTCTTCCCGCTGGCGCTGCTGCTCGTCTTCCTCGTGCTCGCTGCACAGTATGAGAGCCTTGCCCTGCCGATCGCGATCATCATGATCGTGCCGATGGGCGTGTTGGCGGCACTGACAGGCGTCTGGCTGACCGGTGGAGACAACAACATCTTCACGCAGATCGGGCTGGTGGTCCTTGTCGGCCTCTCGGCGAAGAACGCGATCCTGATCGTGGAATTCGCTCGCGAGCTGGAATTCGAAGGCCGCACGCCAGTACAGGCGGCAATCGAAGCAAGCCGCCTGCGCCTGCGTCCGATCTTGATGACCTCGATGGCGTTCATCATGGGCGTCGTGCCGTTGGTCGTTTCAACCGGTGCAGGTGCCGAGATGCGCGCCGCGATGGGTGTGGCCGTGTTCTCCGGCATGATCGGCGTGACGTTCTTCGGCATCTTCATGACGCCAGTGTTTTACGTGCTGGTTCGCAAGCTGACAGGCAACCGTCCGCTGGTGCAGCACAAGGAGCACGAGCACGAGCAGGAAGAGAACGAAGCGAAAGTCATACGGCTCGCTGCCGAATAG
- a CDS encoding efflux RND transporter periplasmic adaptor subunit: MTSSKKRWALVGAGLGLAASVSAAAIFFELPMSTTATAASTPAQAPAVPVTVALVASRDVTTWQEFSGRLEAVDRVQIRSRVAGAIQAVHFREGALVKAGDLLFTIDPEPYQAAVSQAEGQVASAEAKVNLAQIELERGRRLSDNKTISQSDLDQRQNAFTEAQAGLRTAQAALRSAQLELGYTAVHAPVAGRVGKIEITVGNLVAAGSTSPALTTLVSVDPIYASFNASEEMVTKALAELPADDGAVPAVEQIPVEVGTLADQGTPIKGKLQLIDNQVDAASGTIGVRAVFDNPGGKLIPGQFVRVRMGEPKAENKILISDRAIGTDQDKKFVFVVDAENKVSYRPVQLGAAAEGQRIVESGLTVGDKIVVNGLQRIRPGAVVAPQAEEKVATAQ; encoded by the coding sequence ATGACGTCCAGTAAGAAGCGCTGGGCCCTCGTGGGCGCCGGCTTGGGACTTGCTGCGTCCGTTTCGGCCGCAGCCATCTTTTTCGAACTGCCGATGAGCACGACCGCCACGGCCGCTTCCACACCCGCACAGGCTCCCGCTGTGCCGGTGACGGTTGCCCTCGTCGCCAGCCGTGACGTGACGACATGGCAGGAGTTTTCCGGCCGGCTTGAGGCCGTCGACCGCGTGCAGATCCGTTCGCGCGTGGCCGGAGCCATCCAAGCCGTGCACTTCCGCGAAGGCGCGCTGGTGAAGGCGGGCGATCTGCTTTTCACTATCGACCCCGAGCCCTATCAGGCGGCGGTTTCCCAGGCCGAGGGCCAGGTGGCATCTGCCGAGGCGAAGGTCAACCTCGCGCAGATCGAGCTGGAACGCGGCCGCAGGCTCTCAGACAACAAGACGATTTCGCAAAGCGATCTCGATCAGCGTCAGAATGCCTTCACTGAAGCGCAGGCCGGCCTGCGTACCGCCCAGGCGGCGCTTCGTTCGGCACAGCTCGAACTCGGCTACACCGCGGTCCATGCGCCGGTTGCCGGCCGTGTCGGCAAGATCGAGATCACCGTTGGTAACCTTGTTGCCGCTGGCTCCACATCTCCCGCTCTGACGACGCTCGTGTCGGTCGATCCGATCTACGCAAGCTTCAATGCCAGCGAAGAGATGGTCACCAAGGCGCTTGCCGAACTACCAGCCGATGATGGTGCCGTCCCCGCCGTCGAGCAGATCCCGGTCGAGGTCGGCACGCTGGCGGATCAGGGCACGCCGATCAAGGGCAAGCTGCAACTGATCGACAATCAGGTCGATGCGGCAAGCGGCACGATCGGCGTTCGCGCCGTCTTCGACAATCCCGGCGGCAAGCTGATCCCCGGCCAGTTCGTCCGGGTCCGCATGGGCGAGCCGAAGGCCGAGAACAAGATCCTGATCAGCGACCGCGCCATCGGCACGGACCAGGACAAGAAGTTCGTGTTCGTCGTCGATGCGGAGAACAAGGTGAGCTATCGGCCCGTCCAGCTCGGTGCGGCCGCGGAAGGCCAGCGTATCGTTGAAAGCGGCCTGACCGTCGGCGACAAGATCGTCGTCAATGGTCTGCAGCGTATCCGTCCGGGCGCAGTGGTTGCGCCGCAGGCGGAAGAGAAAGTCGCCACGGCTCAATAA